One genomic window of Deltaproteobacteria bacterium includes the following:
- a CDS encoding phosphoribosylamine--glycine ligase (catalyzes the formation of N(1)-(5-phospho-D-ribosyl)glycinamide from 5-phospho-D-ribosylamine and glycine in purine biosynthesis), whose protein sequence is MRVLVIGGGGREHALVWKIAQSPMVEEVVCAPGNGGIARLARCVEINPTDLEGLSRFAQDQQIDLTVVGPELPLTMGIVDLFEARGLRIFGSSGKASEIEGSKAFCKELLKRYGIPSAEHVVFEDRDRAASYIRSRGAPIVVKADGLAGGKGVVVAQTEKEALEALDRIMVARDLGRAGDRVVIEACLEGEEASFLAF, encoded by the coding sequence ATGAGGGTCCTGGTTATCGGAGGGGGGGGCAGGGAGCACGCTCTTGTCTGGAAGATCGCGCAGAGCCCGATGGTGGAGGAGGTCGTCTGCGCTCCCGGGAACGGGGGCATAGCGCGGTTGGCCCGTTGTGTGGAGATCAATCCCACGGATCTCGAAGGACTCTCCAGGTTTGCCCAGGACCAGCAGATAGATCTGACAGTGGTGGGACCGGAGTTGCCTCTCACCATGGGAATCGTAGATCTCTTCGAGGCTCGGGGGCTCAGGATATTCGGCTCTTCGGGAAAGGCCTCGGAAATAGAGGGGAGCAAGGCCTTCTGCAAGGAACTGCTCAAGCGTTATGGAATTCCTTCTGCCGAACACGTGGTCTTCGAAGACAGGGACCGGGCGGCGAGCTATATACGGTCCAGGGGAGCACCGATTGTTGTGAAGGCGGATGGCCTGGCCGGGGGAAAGGGAGTGGTGGTGGCCCAAACAGAGAAGGAAGCTCTGGAAGCCCTCGACAGGATAATGGTTGCAAGGGATCTTGGCAGGGCAGGCGACCGGGTGGTGATCGAGGCCTGTCTGGAGGGAGAGGAGGCTTCTTTTCTTGCTTTT
- a CDS encoding IMP cyclohydrolase, whose translation MSKIDRAIVSVSDKTGIVDFVKGLTAMGVEILSTGGTARILMENGVRVMEVSEYTGFPEIMDGRVKTLHPKIHGGLLGRRENPGDKRAMEIHGIKPIDMVVVNLYPFEATVAREGCTMEEAIENIDIGGPTMIRAAAKNYRHVSVLVDPDDYEGVLQEMRGNEGIVSQQTNFRLAKKVFRTTSRYDWAISRYLDALGSE comes from the coding sequence ATGTCGAAAATAGACCGGGCGATTGTCAGTGTCTCAGATAAGACCGGAATAGTGGATTTCGTAAAGGGGCTGACTGCGATGGGTGTCGAGATACTCTCCACAGGAGGGACTGCAAGAATCTTAATGGAGAATGGAGTAAGAGTGATGGAAGTATCTGAATATACGGGTTTTCCAGAAATAATGGATGGACGGGTCAAGACGCTTCATCCCAAGATCCATGGAGGGCTGTTGGGGCGGAGGGAGAATCCCGGTGACAAGAGGGCGATGGAGATCCATGGGATCAAACCCATAGACATGGTTGTCGTCAATCTCTATCCTTTTGAAGCAACGGTGGCCCGGGAGGGATGTACCATGGAAGAGGCCATAGAAAACATCGACATCGGAGGGCCGACGATGATTAGAGCTGCAGCCAAGAACTACCGTCATGTGTCGGTCCTTGTCGATCCGGATGACTATGAGGGTGTCCTCCAGGAGATGAGGGGGAATGAGGGAATCGTCTCTCAGCAGACCAACTTCCGTCTGGCAAAGAAGGTCTTTCGTACAACCTCGCGGTATGATTGGGCAATCTCCAGATATCTGGATGCCTTGGGGAGTGAATGA